The Pueribacillus theae genome window below encodes:
- a CDS encoding NAD(P)-dependent alcohol dehydrogenase: MKITAAVVNGTNEDYQLEELTLGELYPDEVIVKMVASGICQSDEGVRNGRSVCPLPAVIGHEGAGIIEKVGSAVKGFNVGDQVIMAYNYCGTCPSCRTGHPSSCNQWTTLNVSGARADGSYTFFKTDGTPVSGFFSQSSFSTYTITNVNNLIKVEPEVDLRFVGPLGCGLLTGFGTVVNGLQAKTSSSIAVFGTGGVGLGSLMAAKIEGCSTIIAIDIHDARLETAKELGATHTINSRTENLAERVAEITGGSGVNYSVDTTGIPSVMKASIDVLAIGGVSAPVAVSKDSMELNTFRDLAIKNRKLIGVLMGDAVPQIAIPQLIQYYKEGKFPFDKLVKFYKFNDINQAAADSNSGKTIKPILIIDENYRKDEPLVFNK, translated from the coding sequence ATGAAAATTACTGCTGCAGTTGTCAATGGTACTAATGAAGATTACCAGCTTGAGGAATTAACACTTGGTGAACTTTATCCTGATGAAGTTATCGTAAAAATGGTTGCATCTGGCATTTGCCAATCAGATGAAGGAGTACGTAATGGTCGTTCAGTTTGTCCTTTGCCTGCTGTAATCGGTCATGAAGGCGCTGGTATAATTGAAAAAGTTGGCAGCGCGGTTAAAGGCTTTAATGTGGGTGATCAAGTGATAATGGCTTACAATTACTGTGGTACCTGTCCGAGTTGCCGTACAGGTCATCCTTCATCCTGTAATCAATGGACAACTCTAAATGTGAGCGGTGCCCGTGCGGATGGAAGTTATACTTTTTTTAAAACAGATGGGACACCGGTGTCGGGCTTTTTCTCACAAAGCTCCTTTTCCACATATACAATTACAAATGTAAATAACTTAATTAAAGTTGAGCCAGAAGTCGATTTGCGTTTCGTTGGTCCTCTAGGATGTGGTTTGTTAACGGGATTTGGCACTGTAGTGAATGGGTTACAAGCAAAAACCTCTTCATCCATTGCTGTATTTGGCACAGGAGGAGTTGGACTTGGGTCACTCATGGCAGCAAAAATTGAAGGTTGTTCAACGATAATCGCAATTGATATTCATGACGCTCGATTAGAAACAGCCAAAGAGCTTGGGGCAACACATACAATAAATAGCAGAACTGAGAATTTGGCGGAGCGTGTAGCAGAGATTACAGGCGGCTCAGGAGTTAACTATTCGGTCGATACTACAGGTATCCCATCAGTTATGAAGGCATCCATTGATGTTCTGGCAATTGGTGGTGTCAGTGCACCTGTAGCCGTATCAAAAGATTCAATGGAATTAAATACTTTTAGAGATTTAGCAATTAAAAATCGTAAGCTAATCGGTGTCTTAATGGGTGACGCAGTTCCGCAAATTGCGATTCCGCAGCTAATTCAATACTATAAAGAGGGAAAATTCCCATTTGATAAATTGGTGAAGTTTTATAAATTCAATGACATTAATCAAGCAGCTGCAGACTCTAATAGCGGGAAAACGATAAAACCAATATTAATTATCGATGAAAATTATCGTAAAGATGAACCATTGGTATTTAATAAATAA